TCTAGTAATTACGGTTACTTTAGGTACCGTTGCTTCACTTAGGGCATACAGTAATTTTGCACCGTTTGTGATAATACCGTTCCATTCTTGATCAGTGCCCGGTAAAAACCCAGGGACATCTACCAATACTAAAAGCGGAATATTGAAACAATCGCAAAAACGAGTGAAACGCGCAGCCTTTTTAGAGCTATCAACGTCTAACACCCCTGCCAAACTAATAGGTTGATTGGCAACAATACCAATACTTTTGCCTGCCAACCTAGCGAACCCTACAACAATATTATCTGCATAGGTCTTATGTATTTCAAAGAAGGTATCCTCATCAACAATACCATTGATGACATGGCGCATATCATAGGGTTGATTTGCATTTATGGGCACAATATCTTCCAACACATCACGTACCTCATTACCAAGTGTATAGTGAACATCTTCGGGTTTATCTTCACAGTTTTGAGGCATATACCCGATCATCTGCTTAATTTGTTCTATACATTGAATATCATTAGCAGCCGTTAAATGTGTTACACCAGATTTAGTGGCATGTGCCGATGCGCCACCAAGTTCTTCCGATGTCACTTCTTCATTGGTTACCGTTTTTACCACATTAGGACCAGTGACGAACATGTAGCTAGAATTTTCTACCATTAAGGTAAAATCGGTCATTGCTGGCGAGTATACCGCACCACCGGCACATGGCCCCATAATAGCCGAAATTTGGGGAATTACTCCCGATGCCATAACGTTTTTATGAAAAATATCGGCATAGCCACCTAAGGATCGCACACCTTCTTGAATACGGGCACCACCACTATCATTAAGACCGATCATTGGAACACCTATTTTCATGGCCATATCCATAATCTTACAGATTTTTTCGGCATGTGTTTCAGACAAAGCACCACCAAAAACGGTAAAGTCCTGTGCAAAGACGCAAACTTGTCTTCCGTTGATCGTACCATAACCAGTGACTACTCCGTCACCATAAAAAATTTGTTTTTCCATACCAAAGTCTTTGGTACGGTGGGTAACCAAGGCACCCATCTCTTCAAATGAACCTTCATCCAATAAAAAATGTATTCTTTCATGAGCAGTTAACTTTCCTTTGGCATGCTGTTTATCAATACGTGCTTGACCTCCACCCAATTTGGACAATGCCAGTTTTTCCGCTAAAATCTCTTTATTATCTTTCATGCTACTCGTTCAAATCTTATTTGCAATTCTACACTCTACTCTTCTGCCAATTAGAAGAATTTTTGGACGGAACCTTTAAAACTTTTTCATTTTCCTTATACAATTTCAATGCTACCAAGGCCGCTATTCTTCTTTCTTCGGCATATTGCATTTCTAAATGCTCTGGCGAATAGTAGTTTTTAACAAAATGGGTGTCAAAATTCCCCGAAGTAAAGGCTTCATGTTCACAGACAAACTTTCCAAAAGACAAAGTTGTGGCAACACCCTCTACTTTATAATTTTCAATAGCCCTAATCATTAATTGGATAGCTTCTTCCCTGGTTTTACCATAGGTAATCAACTTGGAAAGCATGGGGTCATAATAAATAGGCACTTCCATACCTTCTTCAAAACCGTCATCAACACGAATACCCTCACCTACCGGTACTTTATAGGTTGATAATGTTCCTATACTGGGCATAAAATCTGCCAAAGGATCCTCTGCATATACACGAACTTCAAGTGCATGACCGTTTATTTTTAAATCTTCTTGGGTAAAAGCCAACGCTTCTCCACGAGCTACTTTGATTTGTTGCTCTACCAAGTCGACCCCAGATATCAACTCAGACACCGGATGCTCTACTTGCAACCTGGTGTTCATTTCCAAGAAATAAAAATTCCTGTTTTCATCAAGCAAGAACTCTACCGTACCAGCACCTACATAATCGCAAGCTCTAGCTACTTTTATGGCGGCTTCTCCCATTGCATCTCTTATTTCTGGAGTAAGTACAGCTGAAGGAGCTTCTTCCACTACTTTTTGATGTCTTCTTTGAACACTACATTCCCGTTCAAATAGATGTACAATATTACCATGGGTATCGGCAAGAACCTGAATTTCTATATGTCTGGGCGAGCCTACATATTTTTCAATAAAAACCGATCCGTCACCAAATGCCGCTTGTGCCTCACTAATTGCCCTTTGCATCTGCTCTGGTAAATCCTTCAAGTTTTCAACTACCCGCATTCCCTTACCACCACCACCAGCAGAAGCTTTAATTAAAATTGGAAATCCTATTTCTTTTGCCACCTTTTCGGCTAAGGCCACGTCTGTTATAGCCTCTTCAATACCGGGAACCATAGGAATATCATAATCACGAACCGCCTCTTTTGCCGCCAGTTTATTCCCCATTACCTTAATGGCATGAGGTTTGGGTCCAATAAAAGTGATCCCGTTGTCCTCCACCATTTGTGCGAAAGTCGCATTTTCACTTAAAAATCCGTAACCAGGGTGAATACC
The sequence above is a segment of the Maribacter dokdonensis DSW-8 genome. Coding sequences within it:
- a CDS encoding acyl-CoA carboxylase subunit beta; this translates as MKDNKEILAEKLALSKLGGGQARIDKQHAKGKLTAHERIHFLLDEGSFEEMGALVTHRTKDFGMEKQIFYGDGVVTGYGTINGRQVCVFAQDFTVFGGALSETHAEKICKIMDMAMKIGVPMIGLNDSGGARIQEGVRSLGGYADIFHKNVMASGVIPQISAIMGPCAGGAVYSPAMTDFTLMVENSSYMFVTGPNVVKTVTNEEVTSEELGGASAHATKSGVTHLTAANDIQCIEQIKQMIGYMPQNCEDKPEDVHYTLGNEVRDVLEDIVPINANQPYDMRHVINGIVDEDTFFEIHKTYADNIVVGFARLAGKSIGIVANQPISLAGVLDVDSSKKAARFTRFCDCFNIPLLVLVDVPGFLPGTDQEWNGIITNGAKLLYALSEATVPKVTVITRKAYGGAYDVMNSKHIGADLNYAWPGAEIAVMGAKGASEIIFRKEINAADDPEAKLAEKEAEYAKLFANPYSAAQRGFIDEVILPKDTRRKLIKAYTLLENKVAVLPKKKHGNIPL
- the accC gene encoding acetyl-CoA carboxylase biotin carboxylase subunit, whose product is MKKILIANRGEIALRIMKTAQKMGIKTVAVYSEVDRHSPHVKFADEAVLLGPAPSSESYLVMEKVINAAKGTGADGIHPGYGFLSENATFAQMVEDNGITFIGPKPHAIKVMGNKLAAKEAVRDYDIPMVPGIEEAITDVALAEKVAKEIGFPILIKASAGGGGKGMRVVENLKDLPEQMQRAISEAQAAFGDGSVFIEKYVGSPRHIEIQVLADTHGNIVHLFERECSVQRRHQKVVEEAPSAVLTPEIRDAMGEAAIKVARACDYVGAGTVEFLLDENRNFYFLEMNTRLQVEHPVSELISGVDLVEQQIKVARGEALAFTQEDLKINGHALEVRVYAEDPLADFMPSIGTLSTYKVPVGEGIRVDDGFEEGMEVPIYYDPMLSKLITYGKTREEAIQLMIRAIENYKVEGVATTLSFGKFVCEHEAFTSGNFDTHFVKNYYSPEHLEMQYAEERRIAALVALKLYKENEKVLKVPSKNSSNWQKSRV